A window of the Peromyscus leucopus breed LL Stock chromosome 22, UCI_PerLeu_2.1, whole genome shotgun sequence genome harbors these coding sequences:
- the LOC114709678 gene encoding 39S ribosomal protein L42, mitochondrial-like translates to MAAAVKWGTSNRTIWKHLFPVQNGALSGVCHYSTYSSLPEDYNCKVELALTSDGRTIVCYHPSVDIPCEHTKPIPQPDILHNNEETYEQVLKTKLEEKNKQLEQGPMLEQLSKVFFTTKHHWYPHRQYHRHHKKLDQPKDR, encoded by the exons ATGGCAGCAGCAGTCAAATGGGGGACATCAAACAGAACAATCTGGAAACATTTATTTCCAGTTCAAAATGGAGCTTTATCTGGTGTCTGTCATTATTCTACATattcttctcttccagaggactacaACTGCAAGGTAGAGCTGGCTTTGACATCTGATGGCAGGACAATAGTGTGCTACCACCCTTCTGTGGACATCCCCTGTGAACACACCAAA ccTATCCCTCAACCAGATATTTTGCATAATAATGAAGAAACATACGAACAAGTGCTGAAAaccaaattagaagaaaaaaacaaacaacttgagCAAGGACCCATGTTAGAACAGCTCAGCAAGGTGTTCTTCACCACAAAGCATCACTGGTACCCACACAGACAGTATCACAGGCACCATAAGAAATTGGATCAGCCCAAAGACAGGTGA